Proteins encoded in a region of the Sterolibacterium denitrificans genome:
- a CDS encoding tetratricopeptide repeat protein, with product MQKRSSSRALRVASAAAQPSSGSADALVPLRAGTLLGIFHAALDSSLIERGAAQAVELLGSVDDFWQALALLELQRMAQAGNHQAQAELAWRHAAGEGGAEKSPAQAVRWATLSAEHDCAAGAAVLGWLLYNGFGLPVDLPEAARLFASAAARDDLRGLTWLGLCLLHGHGVAADGRQALALFHQAAAKGGATARLAQYWLGRIHYFGLPDVAPRDFDEAARWLRLAAGHAHLGAHELLARCHFFGRGVQRDRREALRLWRAAAEGGDAQAMYCMGMCLYAGEGAAQDGAEAMRWFRAAARQQVAGAMFLLGQCCVFGVGVTRDLQAGLGWYRRAAEQGNREAEYELGEWHAFGRGGLAQDMSEAIGWYRRAARQGHAQAQRKLGHCYRNGDGLTENKAQALVWYRRAAAGGDVTARVWLGECYEQGEGVAQDAVAAAKHYRAAAQANDPHGMAEYGRCLLRGIGVAADFAQAERFLRAAADAGWQPALGELERYCFSRAEQLLQASADAPSRASEAADYYRKAGELGHRRAAFMLGECYRHGHGVPRDDLQAMTWYRKAARLFEAKIALGDLYYFGYGAGAPPARQDHREALRWYEQAVEQHEDAYAMYSLGYCLLHGQGCAAGAQNAREGARWLRKAAALGHVEAQYELGCAYLRGTGVARSPRLAMKWLRSAAQLGHAAAQSGLAELPELFGSR from the coding sequence ATGCAAAAACGCTCCTCCAGCCGTGCGCTTCGAGTCGCAAGTGCTGCCGCCCAGCCATCCAGCGGATCGGCGGACGCGCTGGTGCCGCTGCGGGCCGGCACGCTGCTCGGCATTTTTCATGCCGCGCTCGACAGCAGCCTGATCGAGCGGGGCGCGGCGCAGGCGGTCGAATTGCTGGGTTCGGTCGATGATTTCTGGCAGGCGCTGGCGCTGCTGGAATTGCAGCGCATGGCGCAGGCCGGCAATCATCAGGCCCAGGCCGAGCTGGCCTGGCGCCATGCCGCCGGTGAAGGCGGCGCGGAAAAATCGCCGGCGCAGGCCGTGCGCTGGGCGACGCTGAGCGCCGAGCACGACTGCGCGGCCGGTGCGGCCGTGCTCGGCTGGCTGCTCTACAACGGTTTCGGCCTGCCTGTGGATTTGCCGGAAGCGGCGCGGCTGTTCGCCTCGGCCGCCGCGCGCGACGACCTGCGCGGCTTGACCTGGCTGGGCTTGTGCCTGCTGCACGGACACGGCGTGGCCGCCGACGGCCGGCAGGCGCTGGCGCTGTTTCACCAGGCGGCGGCCAAGGGCGGGGCGACGGCGCGGCTGGCCCAGTACTGGCTGGGACGCATCCATTACTTCGGGCTGCCCGACGTTGCGCCGCGCGATTTCGATGAGGCGGCGCGCTGGTTGCGCCTGGCGGCCGGGCATGCGCATCTCGGCGCGCACGAATTGCTGGCGCGCTGCCATTTCTTCGGTCGCGGCGTGCAGCGCGATCGGCGCGAAGCCCTGCGCCTGTGGCGCGCGGCGGCGGAGGGCGGCGATGCGCAGGCGATGTATTGCATGGGCATGTGCCTGTATGCCGGCGAGGGCGCGGCGCAGGATGGCGCCGAGGCGATGCGCTGGTTTCGCGCGGCGGCGCGTCAGCAGGTGGCCGGGGCGATGTTCCTGCTCGGTCAGTGCTGTGTGTTTGGCGTCGGCGTGACGCGCGATCTCCAGGCGGGCCTGGGCTGGTATCGGCGCGCGGCCGAGCAGGGCAATCGCGAAGCCGAATACGAGCTGGGCGAGTGGCATGCCTTCGGACGCGGCGGCCTGGCGCAGGACATGAGCGAGGCGATCGGCTGGTACCGCCGGGCGGCGCGGCAGGGGCACGCCCAGGCCCAGCGCAAGCTGGGGCACTGTTACCGGAATGGCGACGGCCTTACCGAAAACAAGGCGCAGGCGCTGGTCTGGTATCGGCGGGCCGCCGCGGGAGGCGACGTGACGGCTCGGGTATGGCTGGGTGAATGCTACGAACAGGGCGAAGGCGTGGCGCAGGATGCCGTCGCCGCGGCCAAGCATTATCGCGCGGCGGCGCAGGCGAACGATCCGCACGGCATGGCGGAATACGGCCGCTGCCTGCTGCGCGGCATCGGCGTGGCGGCGGATTTCGCGCAGGCCGAGCGCTTCCTGCGCGCGGCGGCGGATGCGGGCTGGCAGCCGGCGCTGGGCGAGCTGGAGCGTTACTGTTTTTCCCGCGCCGAGCAGTTGCTGCAGGCGTCGGCCGATGCGCCGTCACGCGCCAGCGAGGCGGCGGACTACTATCGCAAGGCCGGCGAGCTGGGCCACCGCCGCGCGGCCTTCATGCTCGGCGAATGCTATCGCCATGGCCACGGCGTGCCCCGCGACGACCTGCAGGCAATGACCTGGTATCGCAAGGCGGCGCGCCTGTTCGAGGCCAAGATCGCGCTGGGCGATCTGTATTACTTCGGTTACGGGGCGGGGGCGCCTCCCGCCCGGCAGGATCACCGCGAGGCGCTGCGCTGGTACGAGCAGGCGGTCGAGCAGCACGAGGATGCCTATGCCATGTACAGCCTCGGCTACTGCCTGCTGCACGGGCAGGGCTGCGCGGCCGGTGCGCAGAACGCCCGCGAGGGCGCGCGCTGGCTGCGCAAGGCGGCCGCCCTGGGCCATGTCGAGGCGCAATATGAACTGGGCTGCGCCTACCTGCGCGGCACGGGCGTCGCGCGCAGCCCGCGGCTGGCGATGAAATGGCTGCGCAGCGCGGCCCAGCTTGGCCACGCCGCCGCGCAGAGCGGGCTGGCCGAGTTGCCTGAATTGTTTGGGTCGCGTTAG
- the lgt gene encoding prolipoprotein diacylglyceryl transferase — MLVHPQFDPIAIQLGPLAVHWYGLMYLVAFLSFLALGTWRANHRPDLGISSQDVDDMLFYGVFGVIIGGRLGEILFYEPAYYLAHPAQVFAIWQGGMSFHGGFIGVIAAMALFAWRKRKRFLQVTDFIAPLSALGLAAGRIGNFINGELWGRAADPSLPWAMVFPNVDNLPRHPSQLYQAGLEGILLFCIIWWYASKPRRDGQLSGAFLLGYGVMRSIGEFFREPDAGIFGHSYVVSMGQWLSVPMILLGLYFLLRRSKTA, encoded by the coding sequence ATGCTCGTCCATCCGCAGTTCGACCCCATCGCCATCCAGCTTGGACCGCTCGCCGTGCACTGGTATGGCCTGATGTATCTGGTGGCTTTCCTGTCCTTCCTGGCGCTGGGCACTTGGCGCGCGAATCATCGGCCGGATCTGGGCATCTCCTCGCAGGATGTCGACGACATGCTGTTCTACGGCGTCTTCGGCGTGATCATCGGCGGCCGGCTGGGGGAAATCCTGTTCTACGAACCGGCTTACTATCTGGCGCATCCCGCCCAGGTCTTCGCCATCTGGCAAGGCGGCATGAGCTTTCACGGCGGCTTCATCGGCGTGATCGCGGCCATGGCGCTGTTCGCCTGGCGCAAGCGGAAGCGCTTCCTGCAGGTCACCGATTTCATCGCGCCGCTCTCGGCCCTGGGCCTGGCCGCCGGGCGCATCGGCAACTTCATCAACGGCGAACTGTGGGGCCGGGCGGCCGATCCTTCATTGCCCTGGGCGATGGTCTTTCCCAACGTCGACAACCTGCCGCGTCATCCCTCGCAGCTTTACCAGGCCGGCCTCGAAGGCATCCTGCTGTTCTGCATCATCTGGTGGTATGCCAGCAAGCCGCGCCGCGACGGCCAGCTCTCCGGCGCTTTCCTGCTGGGCTACGGCGTCATGCGTTCCATCGGCGAATTCTTCCGCGAGCCGGATGCTGGCATCTTCGGCCACAGCTATGTCGTCAGCATGGGTCAATGGCTGAGCGTGCCGATGATCCTGCTCGGCCTTTACTTCCTTTTGCGCAGGAGCAAAACAGCATGA
- a CDS encoding VOC family protein — MSNTQRPFRILGIQQIAVGGPSKDRLRRLWVDMFGLTVTGNFVSEKENVDEDITAMGSGPFKVEVDLMQPLDPAKKPAVHEPPLNHVGLWVDDLPVAVEWLTAQGVRFAPGGIRKGAAGYDITFLHPKANEQFPIAGEGVLIELVQAPPEVIDAFARLAG; from the coding sequence ATGAGCAACACGCAACGCCCCTTCAGGATCCTCGGCATCCAGCAGATCGCCGTCGGCGGCCCCTCCAAGGACCGCCTGCGCCGCCTGTGGGTGGACATGTTCGGCCTCACTGTGACCGGCAACTTCGTCAGCGAGAAGGAGAACGTGGACGAGGACATCACCGCCATGGGCAGCGGCCCGTTCAAGGTCGAGGTCGACCTGATGCAGCCGCTCGACCCGGCCAAAAAACCGGCCGTGCATGAGCCGCCGCTGAACCACGTCGGCCTGTGGGTGGACGATCTGCCGGTCGCCGTCGAATGGCTCACCGCGCAAGGCGTGCGCTTCGCGCCGGGCGGCATCCGCAAGGGCGCGGCCGGCTACGACATCACCTTCCTGCATCCGAAGGCCAACGAGCAGTTCCCGATTGCCGGCGAAGGCGTGCTGATCGAACTGGTGCAGGCACCGCCGGAAGTCATCGACGCTTTCGCCAGGCTGGCGGGCTGA
- the ilvD gene encoding dihydroxy-acid dehydratase — MPAYRSRASTHGRNMAGARALWRATGVKEGDFGKPIIAVVNSFTQFVPGHVHLKDMGQLVAREIEAAGAIAKEFNTIAIDDGIAMGHAGMLYSLPSRELIADSVEYMVNAHCADAMICISNCDKITPGMLIAAMRLNIPTVFVSGGPMEAGKVNWQGKTIAIDLIDAMINAADDAVSDEDVASFERSACPTCGSCSGMFTANSMNCLTEALGLSLPGNGSLLATHADRKQLFLKAGRLVVELCRRYYDQDDASVLPRSIASFPAFENAMSLDVAMGGSSNTVLHLLAAAREAQVEFTMKDIDRISRKVPCLSKVAPATQDYHMEDVHRAGGIMAILGELDRGGLLRTDLPTVHSRTLAEALATYDVQRNQDAALHEFFRAAPGGIPTQTAFSQERRYPTLDIDRQQGCIRDVEHAYTREGGLAVLFGNIAEKGCIVKTAGVDESLWQFAGTARVYESQDDAVAGILGGEVKAGDVVVIRYEGPKGGPGMQEMLYPTSYLKSRHLGAACALVTDGRFSGGTSGLSIGHVSPEAAAGGAIGLVENGDRIEIDIPARRIHLAIDDAELARRRQRMDEKGDDAWRPADRQREVSAALQVYAATTTSADTGAAREVSQLPKLWR, encoded by the coding sequence ATGCCCGCATACCGTTCCCGCGCATCCACCCACGGCCGCAACATGGCCGGCGCCCGCGCCCTGTGGCGCGCCACCGGCGTCAAGGAAGGCGATTTCGGCAAACCCATCATCGCCGTGGTGAATTCCTTCACCCAGTTCGTCCCCGGCCACGTGCATCTGAAGGACATGGGCCAACTGGTGGCGCGCGAGATCGAAGCGGCCGGCGCCATCGCCAAGGAATTCAACACCATCGCCATCGACGACGGCATCGCCATGGGCCATGCCGGCATGCTGTATTCGCTGCCTTCGCGCGAACTGATCGCCGACTCGGTGGAATACATGGTCAATGCCCATTGCGCCGATGCCATGATCTGCATTTCCAACTGCGACAAGATCACCCCGGGCATGCTGATCGCCGCGATGCGCCTGAACATTCCCACCGTTTTCGTTTCCGGCGGGCCGATGGAGGCCGGCAAGGTGAACTGGCAGGGTAAGACCATCGCCATCGATCTCATCGACGCCATGATCAACGCCGCCGACGATGCGGTGAGCGATGAGGACGTCGCCAGTTTCGAGCGCTCGGCCTGTCCGACCTGCGGCTCCTGCTCGGGCATGTTCACCGCCAACTCGATGAACTGTCTGACCGAGGCGCTGGGGCTGTCGCTGCCCGGCAACGGTTCGCTGCTGGCCACCCACGCCGACCGCAAGCAACTGTTTCTCAAGGCCGGCCGCCTCGTCGTCGAACTCTGCCGGCGCTACTACGACCAGGACGATGCCAGCGTGCTGCCACGTTCGATCGCCAGCTTCCCGGCCTTTGAAAACGCCATGAGCCTGGACGTGGCGATGGGCGGCTCCAGCAACACCGTGCTGCACCTGCTCGCCGCCGCCCGCGAGGCGCAGGTCGAATTCACCATGAAGGACATCGACCGCATCTCGCGCAAGGTGCCCTGCCTGTCCAAGGTGGCGCCGGCCACGCAGGATTACCACATGGAAGACGTGCATCGCGCCGGCGGCATCATGGCCATCCTCGGCGAACTGGATCGCGGCGGCCTGCTGCGCACCGACCTGCCGACGGTGCATAGCAGGACGCTGGCCGAGGCGCTGGCCACCTACGACGTGCAGCGCAACCAGGATGCCGCGCTGCATGAATTCTTCCGCGCCGCGCCCGGCGGCATTCCGACGCAGACCGCCTTCTCGCAGGAGCGGCGCTATCCCACGCTGGATATCGACCGCCAGCAAGGCTGCATCCGTGACGTCGAGCACGCCTACACCAGGGAAGGCGGGCTGGCCGTGCTGTTTGGCAACATCGCCGAGAAGGGCTGCATCGTCAAGACCGCCGGCGTCGATGAAAGCCTCTGGCAGTTCGCCGGCACGGCGCGCGTCTATGAAAGCCAGGACGACGCCGTCGCCGGCATCCTCGGCGGCGAAGTGAAGGCCGGCGACGTGGTGGTCATCCGCTACGAAGGCCCCAAGGGCGGGCCGGGCATGCAGGAAATGCTCTACCCCACCTCGTATCTCAAATCCCGGCATCTGGGCGCGGCCTGCGCGCTGGTCACCGATGGCCGTTTCTCCGGCGGCACCTCCGGCCTGTCGATCGGCCACGTCTCGCCGGAAGCGGCGGCGGGCGGCGCCATCGGCCTGGTGGAAAACGGCGACCGCATCGAAATCGACATCCCGGCGCGGCGCATCCATCTGGCGATCGACGACGCGGAACTCGCCCGGCGCCGCCAGCGCATGGATGAGAAAGGCGACGACGCCTGGCGTCCGGCCGACCGCCAGCGCGAAGTCTCCGCCGCGCTGCAGGTCTATGCCGCCACCACCACCAGCGCCGATACCGGCGCCGCCCGCGAAGTCTCCCAGTTGCCCAAGCTCTGGCGCTAA